The following are encoded together in the Panicum virgatum strain AP13 chromosome 6K, P.virgatum_v5, whole genome shotgun sequence genome:
- the LOC120712789 gene encoding OVARIAN TUMOR DOMAIN-containing deubiquitinating enzyme 4-like: MRLYSSALCLWRSSMHYHPNQFKGGFTHNMALWKCSHSPSSVYHVKSSQPQSIKYFVSLMGQQFRCGLSTREGSLSIKLDMPSHEKSRIGWNWKGMHQKLGGVAGGLCFGFSVTGLASAEVPIIRINDNAETSSSATSLTHGNKVYTDYSVTGIPGDGRCLFRSVIHGACIRSGKPIPNEDLQRKLADELRAMVADEFVKRREETEWFVEGDFDTYVSHIREPHVWGGEPELFMASHVLQMPITVYMRDEDAGGLIAIAEYGQQYGKEDPIQVLYHGFGHYDALQIPAKIGSKRKL, encoded by the exons ATGCGGCTCTACTCATCTGCACTCTGTTTGTGGCGATCAAGCATGCATTACCATCCTAATCAGTTCAAAGGAGGCTTCACACATAATATGGCCTTGTGGAAATGCTCGCACTCACCTTCAAGCGTTTACCATGTGAAATCTTCTCAACCACAAAGTATAAAGTACTTTGTAAGCTTGATGGGCCAACAATTCCGTTGTGGACTATCAACCAGAGAGGGTAGTCTAAGTATAAAGCTTGATATGCCTTCACACGAAAAGTCGAGGATTGGCTGGAACTGGAAAGGTATGCACCAGAAGCTTGGAGGTGTAGCTGGTGGACTTTGCTTTGGTTTTTCGGTTACTGGACTAGCAAGCGCTGAGGTTCCTATCATTAGAATCAATGACAATGCTGAAACTTCATCGTCAGCTACCAGTTTAACTCATGGGAATAAAGTGTACACAGATTATTCTGTCACTG GTATTCCTGGAGATGGTAGGTGTTTATTCCGCTCTGTGATTCATGGTGCATGTATTAGATCAGGGAAACCCATACCTAATGAAGACCTGCAGAGAAAACTAGCTGATGAATTGAGAGCGATG GTCGCTGATGAATTTGTGAAGAGGCGGGAAGAGACTGAATG GTTCGTTGAGGGAGATTTTGATACATATGTATCGCATATTAGGGAGCCACATGTGTGGGGAGGCGAACCAGAATTGTTCATGGCTTCCCATGTTCTTCA GATGCCAATAACTGTTTACATGCGCGATGAAGATGCGGGTGGTCTGATAGCAATTGCGGAATATGGTCAGCAGTATGGAAAAGAGGACCCAATCCAGGTCTTGTATCATGGTTTTGGCCATTATGATGCTCTACAGATTCCAGCAAAGATTGGTTCAAAGCGGAAACTGTAG
- the LOC120712790 gene encoding receptor protein kinase-like protein ZAR1: MAAVLALAVALALLAPAAALNTDGLALLALKFAVSDDPGGALATWRDADADPCGWAGVSCAGGGGGRVAGVELANASLAGYLPSELSLLSELQELSLPYNRLAGQIPVAIAALQKLTALDLAHNLLSGQVPAGIGRLLSLARLDLSSNQLNGSLPPAVAGLPRLSGVLNLSYNHFTGGIPPEYGGIPVAVSLDLRGNDLAGEIPQVGSLVNQGPTAFDGNPRLCGFPLKVECAGGVKDEPRIPEANPGMSDPGAAAEVGRRPQKRRSSPAVPILAVIVVVAIVAGVVLQWQCRRRCAAAARDEESAKDKGGAVTLAGSEDRRSGGGEEGEVFVAVDDGFGMELEELLRASAYVVGKSRGGIVYRVVPGRGPAVAVRRLSEPDDGDSDGSGGWRRRRAFEAEAAAIGRARHPNVARLRAYYYAPDEKLLIYDYLPNGSLHSALHGGPTASPTPLPWSVRLSIVQGAARGLAYLHECSPRRYVHGCIKSSKILLDDELRAHVSGFGLARLVAGAHKSAAGHSKKLGSAACALRGGAVSYVAPELRAPGGAPAAAATQKGDVFAFGVVLLEAVTGREPTEGEGGMDLEAWVRRAFKEERPLSEVVDPTLLGEVHAKKQVLAVFHVALGCTEPDPEMRPRMRAVAESLDRIG; this comes from the exons ATGGCGGCGGTTCTGGCCCTGGCGGTGGCGCTGGCGCTgctggcgcccgcggcggcgctcaacACGGACGGGCTGGCGCTGCTGGCGCTCAAGTTCGCGGTGTCCGACGACCCGGGGGGCGCGCTCGCCACGTGGCGGGACGCGGACGCCGACCCCTGCGGCTGGGCGGGGGTctcctgcgccggcggcggcgggggccgcgTCGCGGGCGTGGAGCTCGCCAACGCCTCGCTCGCAGGGTACCTCCCATCCGAGCTCTCGCTGCTGTCCGAGCTCCAGGAGCTCTCGCTGCCCTACAACCGCCTGGCGGGCCAGATCCCGGTCGCCATCGCCGCGCTGCAGAAGCTCACCGCGCTCGACCTCGCGCACAACCTCCTCTCCGGCCAGGTCCCCGCCGGGATCGGGCGGCTCCTCTCGCTGGCCCGCCTCGACCTCTCCTCCAACCAGCTCAACGGCTCGCTGCCCCCGGCGGTCGCGGGGCTCCCGCGGCTCTCCGGCGTGCTCAACCTCAGCTACAACCACTTCACCGGCGGGATCCCGCCGGAGTACGGCGGCATCCCCGTCGCGGTCAGCCTGGACCTCCGCGGGAacgacctcgccggcgagaTCCCGCAGGTGGGCTCGCTCGTCAACCAGGGGCCCACCGCCTTCGACGGCAACCCGCGGCTGTGCGGCTTCCCGCTCAAGGTCGAGTGCGCCGGCGGGGTGAAGGACGAGCCAAGGATCCCGGAGGCGAACCCCGGCATGAGCgaccccggcgcggcggcggaggtggggagGAGGCCGCAGAAGCGCCGGTCCTCGCCGGCGGTGCCCATCCTCGCCGTCATTGTCGTGGTGGCCATCGTGGCCGGCGTCGTTCTGCAGTGGCAGTGCCGGAGGCggtgcgccgcggccgccagggACGAGGAGTCGGCCAAGGACAAGGGCGGGGCGGTCACGCTCGCCGGCAGCGAGGACAGGCGCAGcggcggaggggaggagggggaggtgtTCGTCGCGGTGGACGACGGGTTCGGGATGGAGCTGGAGGAGCTGCTCCGGGCCTCCGCGTACGTCGTCGGGAAGAGCCGCGGCGGCATCGTGTATCGGGtcgtccccggccgcggccccgccgtcgccgtccgccgcctcAGCGAGCCCGACGACGGCGACAGCGACGGGTCCGGcggctggcgccggcgccgcgccttCGAGGCTGAGGCTGCCGCCATCGGCCGCGCGCGCCACCCCAATGTCGCCCGCCTCCGCGCCTACTACTACGCCCCCGACGAGAAGCTGCTCATCTACGACTACCTCCCCAATGGCTCCCTCCACTCCGCTCTCCACG GTGGCCCGACGGCGTCGCCGACGCCATTGCCGTGGTCCGTGAGGCTGTCGATCGTgcagggcgcggcgcggggtcTGGCGTACCTGCACGAGTGCAGCCCGCGCCGGTACGTGCACGGCTGCATCAAGTCCTCCAAGATCCTGCTCGACGACGAGCTCCGCGCGCACGTGTCCGGGTTCGGCCTCGCCCGCCTGGTCGCCGGCGCGCACAAGTCCGCCGCGGGCCACTCCAAGAAGCTcggcagcgccgcctgcgcgctccgcggcggcgccgtgtcGTACGTGGCGCCCGAGCTGCGCGcccccggcggcgcccccgccgcggccgcgacgcAGAAGGGGGACGTGTTCGCGTTCGGCGTCGTGCTGCTGGAGGCCGTGACGGGACGCGAGCCGACGGAGGGCGAGGGCGGCATGGACCTGGAGGCCTGGGTGCGGCGCGCGTTCAAGGAGGAGCGGCCGCTGTCGGAGGTGGTCGACCCGACGCTGCTCGGCGAGGTGCACGCCAAGAAGCAGGTCCTCGCCGTCTTCCACGTCGCGCTCGGGTGCACCGAGCCCGACCCGGAGATGCGCCCGCGCATGCGCGCCGTCGCCGAGAGCCTCGACCGGATCGGCTGa
- the LOC120712791 gene encoding putative tRNA (cytidine(34)-2'-O)-methyltransferase isoform X1 — MEAAGLRLRALGHHRHYCGGGFKRGWLEAARGERRRRAGGASCSPALCSLAASGNGNGAAVGPVGSGAEVACARRMLHVVLVSPLIPGNTGSISRTCAASAVGLHLVGPLGFKLDDTKLKRAGLDYWPYVVVKIHDSWDDFRDYFIKQEGEKRLLAFTKRGTSIHSDFSYKPGDWLVFGSETKGLPQEAHEDCCREGLGGGTIRIPMVETYVRCLNLSVSVGIAVYEAARQLNYEQLQYQPELPEAQELFPAEDIYA, encoded by the exons atggaggccgccggcctgcggctgcgcgcgctcggccaccaccgccactaCTGCGGCGGCGGATTCAAACGCGGCTGGCTCGAGGCCGCtcggggcgagcggcgccgccgagcGGGCGGGGCCTCCTGCTCCCCAGCTCTCTGCTCCC TCGCTGCGAGCGGGAATGGCAATGGCGCTGCTGTTGGGCCAGTGGGGAGCGGCGCGGAGGTGGCGTGCGCCAGGAGGATGCTTCATGTCGTGCTGGTTTCGCCGCTG ATCCCAGGAAATACAGGGTCCATTTCAAGGACGTGTGCTGCGTCTGCAGTAGGTCTGCATCTTGTTGGG cCATTAGGTTTCAAGTTAGATGACACGAAATTGAAGCGGGCAGGATTGGATTATTGGCC ATATGTTGTTGTCAAGATTCATGACTCCTGGGATGACTTCCGTGATTATTTCATTAAGCAG GAAGGAGAAAAAAGGCTGCTGGCATTTACCAAAAGAGGAACAAGCATTCATTCA GATTTCTCATACAAGCCAGGGGACTGGCTAGTATTTGGTTCTGAAACTAAAGGATTACCTCAAGAAGCCCATGAGGATTGCTGTAGAGAAGGCCTAGGCGGTGGAACCATCCGAATTCCCATGGTGGAAACATATGTCCGGTGCCTGAACCTATCTGTCAGCGTTGGAATCGCCGTGTATGAAGCCGCCAGACAGCTGAACTACGAACAGCTCCAGTATCAACCTGAGCTCCCGGAAGCACAGGAACTATTCCCAGCAGAGGATATTTAcgcttga
- the LOC120712791 gene encoding tRNA (cytidine(34)-2'-O)-methyltransferase-like isoform X2: MEAAGLRLRALGHHRHYCGGGFKRGWLEAARGERRRRAGGASCSPALCSLAASGNGNGAAVGPVGSGAEVACARRMLHVVLVSPLPLGFKLDDTKLKRAGLDYWPYVVVKIHDSWDDFRDYFIKQEGEKRLLAFTKRGTSIHSDFSYKPGDWLVFGSETKGLPQEAHEDCCREGLGGGTIRIPMVETYVRCLNLSVSVGIAVYEAARQLNYEQLQYQPELPEAQELFPAEDIYA; the protein is encoded by the exons atggaggccgccggcctgcggctgcgcgcgctcggccaccaccgccactaCTGCGGCGGCGGATTCAAACGCGGCTGGCTCGAGGCCGCtcggggcgagcggcgccgccgagcGGGCGGGGCCTCCTGCTCCCCAGCTCTCTGCTCCC TCGCTGCGAGCGGGAATGGCAATGGCGCTGCTGTTGGGCCAGTGGGGAGCGGCGCGGAGGTGGCGTGCGCCAGGAGGATGCTTCATGTCGTGCTGGTTTCGCCGCTG cCATTAGGTTTCAAGTTAGATGACACGAAATTGAAGCGGGCAGGATTGGATTATTGGCC ATATGTTGTTGTCAAGATTCATGACTCCTGGGATGACTTCCGTGATTATTTCATTAAGCAG GAAGGAGAAAAAAGGCTGCTGGCATTTACCAAAAGAGGAACAAGCATTCATTCA GATTTCTCATACAAGCCAGGGGACTGGCTAGTATTTGGTTCTGAAACTAAAGGATTACCTCAAGAAGCCCATGAGGATTGCTGTAGAGAAGGCCTAGGCGGTGGAACCATCCGAATTCCCATGGTGGAAACATATGTCCGGTGCCTGAACCTATCTGTCAGCGTTGGAATCGCCGTGTATGAAGCCGCCAGACAGCTGAACTACGAACAGCTCCAGTATCAACCTGAGCTCCCGGAAGCACAGGAACTATTCCCAGCAGAGGATATTTAcgcttga